A single window of Mycolicibacterium madagascariense DNA harbors:
- the sodN gene encoding superoxide dismutase, Ni, which produces MLDRLFQNATPAHAHCDLYCGVYDPAQAKIEALSCLKTLKKYHDSDDEHFKTRAILIKEQRAEEVKHHLMVLWADFFTKDHFAQFPNLHQLFWDGVHGAGDVKKSLDVAVAEKLLSTIDEISDIFWQTEKAKDMGVYPPA; this is translated from the coding sequence ATGCTTGATCGACTCTTCCAAAACGCCACGCCCGCCCACGCTCACTGCGACCTGTACTGCGGTGTCTACGACCCCGCGCAGGCGAAGATCGAGGCACTGTCGTGCCTGAAGACGCTGAAGAAGTACCACGACTCCGACGACGAACACTTCAAGACCCGCGCCATCCTCATCAAGGAGCAGCGCGCCGAAGAGGTCAAGCACCACCTGATGGTGCTGTGGGCCGACTTCTTCACCAAGGATCACTTCGCGCAGTTCCCGAACCTGCACCAGCTGTTCTGGGACGGCGTGCACGGTGCCGGTGACGTCAAGAAGTCACTCGACGTCGCCGTCGCCGAGAAGTTGCTGTCGACGATCGACGAGATCTCCGACATCTTCTGGCAGACCGAGAAGGCGAAGGACATGGGCGTCTACCCGCCCGCCTGA
- a CDS encoding S24/S26 family peptidase, which produces MRPGLQPGDALLTLRGGAPRRGEYRLFRDPRLSTRWLVKRVGDVFNSSHGTIFEAVSDNRHAPGVVDSHEFGWIPAAGTYRVVWTVPGRRDR; this is translated from the coding sequence ATGCGGCCGGGGTTGCAGCCGGGTGATGCGCTCCTCACCCTGCGCGGCGGAGCGCCCCGACGCGGCGAGTACCGGCTCTTCCGCGATCCGCGGCTGTCGACGCGCTGGCTCGTCAAGCGCGTCGGCGACGTCTTCAACTCCTCGCACGGCACGATCTTCGAGGCGGTGTCGGACAATCGCCACGCACCCGGCGTCGTCGACTCCCACGAATTCGGCTGGATACCGGCGGCGGGCACCTACCGCGTCGTGTGGACGGTGCCCGGACGCCGGGATCGCTGA
- a CDS encoding peptidase: MDTGSHGAIEVAPFHSGGSLKGFVVSGRWPDSTKEWAQLLMVAVRVASLPGLLSTTTIFGVREELPDEPAPGTVGLVMAEGTVVGDSAIPPGYFAFKQPPALLMLHPPSETMPSLPECAGAASGCVLLPGLPHLGLDHRAAWVEAESDGTITSMVSRVGVDPITHPDTAVLAMLLAA, translated from the coding sequence ATGGACACCGGATCTCATGGGGCCATCGAGGTCGCGCCGTTCCACTCCGGTGGATCACTGAAGGGTTTCGTGGTCTCCGGGCGGTGGCCGGATTCGACCAAGGAGTGGGCGCAGTTGCTCATGGTCGCGGTCCGAGTGGCGTCGCTGCCGGGGCTGCTCTCCACCACCACCATCTTCGGCGTGCGCGAAGAGCTGCCGGACGAACCGGCCCCCGGCACCGTCGGTCTGGTGATGGCCGAGGGCACCGTCGTGGGTGACTCCGCGATCCCGCCCGGATACTTCGCCTTCAAGCAGCCGCCGGCCCTGCTGATGCTGCACCCGCCGTCGGAGACCATGCCGTCGCTCCCCGAGTGTGCAGGTGCCGCCTCCGGGTGCGTGCTCCTTCCCGGGCTGCCGCATCTGGGCCTCGATCACCGCGCGGCGTGGGTCGAGGCGGAGTCCGACGGCACCATCACCTCGATGGTCAGCCGGGTGGGCGTCGACCCCATCACCCATCCCGACACCGCGGTGTTGGCGATGTTGCTCGCGGCCTGA
- a CDS encoding helix-turn-helix domain-containing protein gives MSMTFSARLNRLFDTVYPPGRGPHTSAEVIAALKAEGVTMSAPYLSQLRSGNRTNPSVATMAALANFFRIKPAYFTDDEYYEKLDKELTWLASMRDEGIRRIAARTVGLSPEAQQDLVQKVDELRRQEHLDD, from the coding sequence ATGAGCATGACATTTTCCGCCAGGCTGAACCGCCTGTTCGACACCGTTTACCCGCCGGGACGCGGGCCGCATACGTCGGCCGAAGTCATCGCTGCCCTGAAGGCGGAAGGGGTGACGATGTCAGCGCCCTACCTCTCCCAGCTGCGTTCAGGCAACCGCACCAACCCTTCGGTCGCCACCATGGCGGCGCTTGCCAACTTCTTCCGCATCAAGCCGGCGTACTTCACCGACGACGAGTACTACGAGAAGCTCGACAAGGAACTCACCTGGTTGGCGAGCATGCGTGACGAGGGCATCCGGCGGATTGCGGCGCGTACGGTCGGACTGTCTCCCGAGGCCCAGCAGGACCTCGTGCAGAAGGTCGACGAGCTCCGTCGCCAAGAGCACCTCGACGATTAG
- a CDS encoding ImmA/IrrE family metallo-endopeptidase, with protein MPASRRVTRAVSEVLDLAPRRGEVSLARLITSVAESRGRPIELTMADLPPGVCGQWRQYADRDVFLIQHGLPAGDRTLAHELGHLVLGHEGISVVEAARDQTEFASSDLIGYMLNQRTGCMGPSGEELEQEAEDFAALLIYRLGRLPSDRASIVQVRLGEAFG; from the coding sequence ATGCCAGCCAGCCGTCGCGTCACACGTGCCGTCAGTGAGGTCCTCGACCTTGCCCCACGCCGGGGCGAAGTGTCGCTGGCCCGCCTGATCACCTCCGTCGCCGAGAGTCGGGGCAGGCCGATCGAGCTGACGATGGCCGACCTGCCGCCGGGAGTCTGCGGCCAGTGGCGCCAATACGCCGACCGCGACGTCTTCCTCATCCAGCACGGGTTGCCCGCCGGCGACCGCACGCTGGCGCACGAACTCGGCCATCTCGTCCTCGGCCACGAGGGCATCTCCGTGGTGGAGGCTGCCCGCGACCAGACCGAGTTCGCTAGCTCCGACCTCATCGGCTACATGCTCAACCAGCGGACCGGATGCATGGGTCCGAGCGGTGAGGAGCTCGAACAGGAGGCCGAGGACTTCGCGGCCCTGCTCATCTACCGGCTCGGCCGCCTGCCCTCCGATCGCGCGTCCATCGTGCAGGTGCGGCTCGGAGAGGCGTTTGGTTGA
- a CDS encoding DUF6474 family protein: MGVFTRRKSRATRRAEAKAIKAKAKLEARLSARNETRRIKAESKREVKALKAGLKAQRASDRAAIKVAETQLKAVREGKLLSPTRIRRTFTIARMLAPVVVPVAYRVAIAARGFIDERRADQLGVPLSQVGQYSGVGGALSARIAGAEQTLAQVAAKKPKDAETKQFVAAMTDRLRDLSAAVTAAENMPTPRRRAAHTAIAEQLDGVDADLVARLGVL, from the coding sequence ATGGGCGTGTTCACACGGCGTAAGAGCCGGGCCACCCGGCGCGCGGAAGCGAAGGCCATCAAGGCCAAGGCCAAGTTGGAGGCCCGGCTCTCGGCACGGAACGAGACCCGCCGCATCAAGGCCGAGAGCAAGCGCGAGGTCAAGGCGCTCAAGGCGGGCCTCAAGGCGCAGCGGGCCAGCGACCGAGCGGCCATCAAGGTTGCTGAAACGCAGCTCAAGGCGGTGCGCGAGGGAAAGCTGCTGTCCCCGACGCGCATTCGCCGAACCTTCACGATCGCGCGCATGCTGGCGCCCGTCGTGGTGCCGGTCGCCTACCGCGTCGCCATCGCCGCCCGCGGCTTCATCGACGAGCGACGCGCTGACCAGCTCGGCGTGCCGCTGAGTCAGGTCGGGCAGTACTCCGGGGTCGGGGGCGCGCTCTCGGCCCGCATCGCCGGAGCAGAGCAGACCCTGGCGCAGGTGGCGGCGAAGAAGCCGAAGGACGCCGAGACCAAGCAGTTCGTCGCGGCCATGACCGACCGGCTGCGCGATCTGTCCGCGGCCGTCACGGCTGCGGAGAATATGCCGACGCCGCGCCGACGGGCCGCCCACACGGCGATCGCCGAGCAACTCGACGGGGTCGACGCTGATCTCGTCGCCCGCCTCGGCGTGCTCTGA
- the rraA gene encoding ribonuclease E activity regulator RraA, with protein sequence MTAVAPRATADLVDDIHPDVRSCDLQLQNFGATTSFAGPITTVRCFQDNALLKSILSEPGDGGVLVIDGDGSLHTALVGDVIAGLGVQNGWAGLIVHGAVRDAATLRTMDIGIKALGTNPRKGGKTGAGDRDVPVTFGGVTFNPGEIAYCDDDGIVVVAP encoded by the coding sequence ATGACCGCCGTCGCCCCCCGCGCCACCGCCGATCTGGTCGACGACATCCATCCCGACGTGCGGAGTTGCGACCTGCAGCTGCAGAACTTCGGCGCGACGACGTCGTTCGCCGGGCCCATCACCACCGTGCGCTGCTTCCAGGACAACGCCCTGCTGAAGTCGATCCTCTCCGAACCCGGTGACGGCGGTGTGCTGGTGATCGACGGCGACGGTTCGCTGCACACCGCGCTCGTCGGTGACGTCATCGCCGGACTCGGCGTGCAGAACGGATGGGCGGGCCTGATCGTGCACGGCGCGGTCCGCGACGCGGCCACGCTGCGCACGATGGACATCGGCATCAAGGCGCTCGGCACCAACCCGCGCAAGGGCGGCAAGACCGGCGCGGGCGACCGCGATGTGCCGGTGACGTTCGGCGGGGTGACGTTCAATCCCGGCGAGATCGCCTACTGCGACGACGACGGCATCGTGGTCGTCGCCCCCTAA